A stretch of the Halomonas sp. BDJS001 genome encodes the following:
- a CDS encoding EAL domain-containing protein, protein MRFRTRLMLVLLTVVIVSQLATGVAFLRATQNDVIAKGSQHLEVGANVLAQLLDVRGEQLTNNVAILADDFGFKSAVSTQDTETLYSVLANHGDRAKADIVLLSGLDGHILASSHHPQNSPMPFPQLFDRARQEGQAVSVVITEGQPYEFALLPVRAPNLIGWVGMGFLINEAVTEEINALTGLDISVVNYRDNGEISYLASSHPGQLALELMSERGDELIEGEYALHSQMTPDAEYLTYASQLYSDDANHTYALLQLSRNELLGAYRSLQWQLLGIIALILLFTVLIAMWSARSMSKPLMELAKAAQRIGRGERFTELPVGTERSETGLLASTLMAMQEGIAQREFTLHHQSRHDLLTDLPNRISAQEDISLLIKRGEPFTLLRLAINNFRDINDTFGYALGDHVLVTLAKRLQHFDGSESTAYRLDGDELLLVVKQSRSDFAWRTRLFTSLHHPIDLDKSPITPSLSAGETNYPDHGDSPQLLLRRSDIALDMARRHRHPHQRYLEGQDEHHLRQLTLIRDLQYAVGNGELWMAYQPKVDTRNGRVDQCEALMRWRHPSLGFVPPDEFISLAERSGSIGMLSHWMLANVCAQLHAWQQRGYHLSVAVNLSASDVVDRQLAAYLASLLERYRLSPARLSIEVTESAVMQDVDAAMSTLMELNQLGLRIAIDDYGTGYSSLAQIKRLPVDELKIDKSFVLAIDSQKDDLTIVSSTIEMGHSLGLRLVAEGVENRASAELLSKLGCDYLQGYWVAKPMPADELPAWLDNFTPLSLPHPMSSILKTLQRKP, encoded by the coding sequence ATGCGCTTTAGAACGCGCTTGATGCTCGTACTGCTGACCGTGGTGATTGTCTCGCAACTCGCCACCGGAGTGGCATTCCTTCGCGCGACTCAAAACGATGTTATTGCCAAAGGATCCCAACATTTAGAAGTGGGTGCCAATGTATTAGCACAGCTGCTGGACGTGCGCGGTGAACAGTTAACCAATAACGTTGCTATTCTCGCCGATGACTTTGGTTTTAAAAGCGCCGTTTCCACCCAGGATACCGAGACGCTTTACTCCGTGCTGGCCAACCATGGTGATCGAGCCAAGGCAGATATCGTGTTACTCAGCGGTCTGGATGGGCACATCCTGGCGAGCAGCCATCATCCACAAAATAGCCCGATGCCTTTCCCGCAGCTCTTTGACCGGGCTCGCCAAGAGGGCCAAGCTGTTAGCGTCGTCATCACCGAGGGTCAGCCTTATGAATTCGCCTTGCTCCCGGTGCGCGCTCCCAACCTGATTGGCTGGGTGGGTATGGGCTTTTTAATTAATGAAGCGGTAACAGAAGAGATTAATGCGCTAACCGGGTTGGACATTAGCGTAGTTAACTATCGCGACAACGGCGAAATCAGCTACCTAGCCAGCTCTCACCCTGGGCAATTGGCTCTGGAGTTAATGAGCGAACGTGGTGACGAGTTAATCGAAGGCGAGTATGCCCTACACAGCCAGATGACGCCGGATGCAGAATATCTAACCTACGCGAGCCAGCTCTATTCAGACGACGCCAACCATACCTATGCGCTGTTACAACTCTCACGCAACGAGCTGCTTGGCGCATACCGCTCATTGCAATGGCAACTGCTTGGCATCATCGCCCTGATTCTGCTGTTTACCGTGCTCATTGCCATGTGGAGCGCGCGCAGCATGAGCAAACCACTAATGGAACTGGCGAAAGCGGCTCAGCGCATTGGGCGCGGTGAGCGTTTCACTGAGTTACCGGTCGGTACTGAGCGGAGCGAAACCGGGCTTCTGGCATCGACGCTAATGGCTATGCAGGAGGGCATCGCTCAGCGTGAGTTCACTCTTCATCATCAGTCCCGTCACGATTTACTCACCGACCTGCCTAATCGCATCAGCGCCCAGGAAGATATCAGCCTTTTGATCAAACGCGGTGAGCCGTTTACCCTTCTGCGCCTGGCAATTAACAACTTTCGCGACATTAACGACACCTTCGGCTATGCACTGGGGGATCACGTGCTGGTCACCCTGGCCAAGCGCTTGCAGCACTTTGATGGCTCGGAGAGCACAGCCTACCGGCTTGACGGTGACGAGCTGCTACTGGTCGTCAAGCAGTCAAGAAGCGACTTTGCCTGGCGTACCCGACTTTTCACGTCGCTGCACCATCCTATCGATCTTGATAAATCCCCCATTACACCCTCCCTTTCTGCAGGCGAAACCAACTACCCCGACCATGGCGACAGCCCACAACTATTGCTGCGGCGATCCGATATAGCACTGGATATGGCGCGACGTCACCGGCACCCTCATCAACGCTATCTGGAGGGGCAGGATGAGCACCATTTGCGCCAGCTCACCCTGATTCGCGATCTACAGTATGCAGTGGGCAACGGTGAACTGTGGATGGCCTACCAGCCCAAAGTAGACACCCGTAACGGCCGTGTCGATCAGTGCGAAGCGTTGATGCGCTGGCGTCACCCGTCGTTAGGATTTGTGCCCCCCGATGAGTTCATTAGCTTGGCCGAGCGCTCGGGAAGCATCGGCATGCTTAGCCACTGGATGTTAGCCAATGTCTGCGCTCAATTGCATGCCTGGCAGCAGCGTGGCTATCACTTATCGGTAGCGGTTAATCTATCCGCCAGTGATGTGGTGGATCGCCAATTGGCGGCTTATTTGGCCAGTTTACTTGAACGCTATCGCCTTTCCCCTGCCCGCCTGAGTATCGAAGTCACTGAAAGTGCCGTTATGCAGGACGTTGATGCAGCCATGTCCACGTTAATGGAGCTCAACCAACTCGGGCTGCGTATCGCGATTGACGATTACGGCACTGGCTACTCTTCCCTCGCGCAAATCAAACGCCTGCCCGTAGATGAACTCAAGATCGATAAGTCTTTCGTGCTGGCGATCGACTCCCAGAAAGATGACTTAACCATCGTCAGTTCGACCATCGAAATGGGCCACAGTTTAGGACTGCGTTTAGTGGCCGAGGGTGTTGAGAATCGCGCCAGCGCCGAGCTGTTAAGCAAGCTGGGCTGTGACTATTTACAAGGGTATTGGGTTGCTAAACCCATGCCAGCGGATGAACTCCCCGCATGGTTGGATAACTTTACCCCACTGTCACTTCCCCACCCGATGTCATCCATACTCAAGACGCTCCAGAGAAAGCCATGA
- a CDS encoding DUF3034 family protein, protein MFSLPHSTFRHSFSGCLSPCLAVCLALAATPSFAGSRIVGTGGVSAIEGAAGGGLSPWAVLSSTASDQEIGATAAATRAWVDDYRLTVTGASLNVYDRVEVSVARQTLDLETLGGELGQDIYGAKVRLLGDVLYHPWGIWSLGVQHKRLVDGTIPTALGADETSGTDVYLSGSKLLFSAIAGRNVLLNATLRNTDANQGGLLGFGGDQEGRSWMAEGSVGVFITPQWIVGAEYRQKPDNLSVAEEDDWQSLYSAYFFNKHLSLTGAWLDLGDIAGLPSQRGGYLSLQAAF, encoded by the coding sequence ATGTTTTCACTGCCCCATTCAACCTTTCGGCACTCCTTCTCTGGTTGTCTTTCGCCTTGCTTAGCGGTCTGTTTAGCGCTTGCCGCCACACCCTCTTTTGCCGGTAGCCGTATTGTAGGTACGGGTGGGGTAAGTGCTATTGAAGGGGCTGCTGGCGGTGGTTTATCACCTTGGGCCGTGCTTTCCAGCACCGCAAGCGATCAGGAAATAGGCGCCACTGCCGCCGCTACTCGTGCTTGGGTAGACGACTATAGATTGACGGTGACCGGCGCCAGCCTGAATGTTTATGATCGTGTTGAAGTCTCCGTGGCCCGTCAAACCCTTGATTTAGAAACCCTGGGAGGCGAACTAGGCCAGGATATTTATGGCGCGAAAGTACGCTTACTCGGCGATGTGCTCTATCACCCTTGGGGCATTTGGAGCCTTGGGGTGCAACATAAGCGACTGGTTGATGGCACTATTCCCACCGCCCTGGGCGCTGATGAAACAAGCGGCACCGACGTGTATCTTAGCGGCAGCAAGCTGCTATTTAGTGCGATTGCTGGGCGCAATGTGCTGCTCAACGCGACCCTGCGTAATACCGATGCCAACCAGGGCGGTTTACTTGGTTTTGGCGGTGACCAGGAAGGGCGTTCGTGGATGGCCGAGGGGAGCGTGGGCGTCTTTATTACCCCGCAATGGATTGTTGGCGCCGAGTATCGCCAGAAACCCGATAACCTAAGTGTGGCTGAAGAAGATGATTGGCAAAGTCTCTACAGCGCTTACTTCTTCAATAAGCATTTATCGCTCACGGGCGCGTGGTTGGACTTAGGGGACATTGCCGGCCTACCTTCCCAACGCGGCGGCTATCTTTCACTTCAAGCAGCTTTCTAA
- a CDS encoding Cupredoxin yields MPQPTLQHRPFSGFITAYAAPLLALLVITLLVPNANAAQIAISSADGQPLEHAVVEVYYDSAAGNSPQEENIYQRDAAFHPKVLTVPTGSHVAFPNQDTTRHHVYSFSPAKTFDLNLYLKETPPAVHFDQPGIVVLGCNIHDHMQAFIVVSDAPYTATTGAEGVLILPTLPVGEHRVRVWHPRLDDSQQVWWEGIITDNDQLEVSLELNALPPPAPTLSPLQQRFRDAT; encoded by the coding sequence ATGCCACAGCCAACACTACAACATCGCCCTTTTAGCGGGTTTATCACCGCATACGCAGCCCCGCTATTGGCACTGCTGGTAATCACCCTGCTTGTCCCTAACGCTAACGCTGCGCAAATAGCCATAAGCAGTGCTGATGGCCAACCGCTTGAGCACGCAGTCGTTGAGGTTTACTACGATTCGGCAGCAGGCAACTCTCCCCAAGAGGAGAACATTTATCAGCGCGATGCTGCCTTTCACCCTAAGGTATTAACCGTTCCTACCGGCAGCCATGTGGCATTTCCCAACCAAGACACCACCCGTCATCACGTCTACTCTTTTTCACCGGCCAAAACCTTCGATTTAAATCTCTACCTGAAAGAAACGCCGCCAGCGGTTCACTTCGACCAACCCGGTATAGTCGTTTTGGGATGCAATATTCACGACCATATGCAGGCTTTTATTGTTGTTAGCGACGCCCCTTACACGGCGACAACGGGCGCTGAAGGCGTACTTATCCTGCCCACGCTGCCAGTTGGAGAGCATCGTGTGCGCGTGTGGCACCCACGACTTGATGACAGCCAGCAAGTTTGGTGGGAAGGCATCATTACCGATAACGACCAGTTGGAAGTCAGTTTAGAACTCAACGCACTACCACCTCCAGCGCCAACGCTCTCGCCCCTTCAACAGCGCTTTAGAGATGCCACTTAA
- a CDS encoding PqqD family protein → MSSVTDYSLPGIGPCIRLVGAQPLLPVLQAAMPGWALTECPRQAVEPDICVWQQEGGYWQQASALPSGMWLETAVGAACSVIADVAGAFLRQHPHYIGLHCGSAEINGQLVIFPESHRAGKSTLTSAFAATGYRVFGDDVVALTPEGEGVSLGIAPRLRLPLPDAINAGFQDFVSAHQGPSDHRYGYLALDERLLANHGVKRPIGAIILIDRDNSVTTPKLSSLQHGEGLWQLLKQNFADTLSEQVLITKFLPLVQRIPCFLLRYSDAYQAAEFVGRELKRALQDQPSTYISPSQAAPIPEAAALERSDQRCWRACKAAYEYPLGDELFVIVEDGGAIHRLNVTSRAVWLLLQNEALDIDELSKTLAEFFMPVSLEQVFKDMSLLLGQFWAVGLIEPVICPR, encoded by the coding sequence ATGAGCTCAGTGACTGACTATTCGCTTCCCGGTATAGGCCCCTGTATCCGACTGGTAGGAGCGCAGCCATTGTTGCCCGTTCTTCAAGCGGCGATGCCCGGCTGGGCATTAACGGAGTGCCCACGCCAAGCTGTTGAGCCTGATATCTGCGTTTGGCAGCAAGAAGGGGGCTACTGGCAACAGGCGAGTGCACTGCCCAGCGGCATGTGGCTTGAAACGGCAGTAGGGGCAGCCTGTAGTGTTATTGCAGATGTAGCGGGTGCTTTTTTGCGTCAACACCCTCACTATATTGGGTTGCACTGTGGCTCTGCTGAGATCAATGGTCAGCTAGTGATTTTCCCTGAATCGCACCGTGCCGGTAAAAGTACGCTGACGTCTGCGTTTGCGGCCACAGGGTATCGAGTATTCGGTGACGACGTGGTGGCATTAACGCCTGAAGGAGAAGGTGTGTCGCTTGGCATTGCGCCAAGGCTTCGTTTGCCACTCCCCGATGCTATTAATGCCGGATTTCAGGATTTTGTCAGCGCACATCAAGGCCCAAGCGATCACCGCTACGGTTATTTAGCGCTGGATGAAAGGCTACTGGCGAACCATGGTGTGAAGCGGCCCATAGGCGCAATTATATTAATTGACCGTGACAATAGTGTCACTACTCCCAAATTATCATCGCTTCAGCACGGGGAGGGGTTATGGCAACTGCTAAAGCAGAACTTTGCTGATACGCTTTCCGAACAGGTACTGATCACCAAGTTTTTGCCCTTGGTTCAGCGTATTCCCTGTTTTTTACTGCGCTACTCAGATGCTTACCAAGCAGCAGAGTTCGTAGGTCGCGAGCTTAAGCGGGCGCTACAAGACCAACCATCAACTTACATATCACCTTCACAGGCAGCGCCAATTCCTGAAGCAGCTGCACTGGAGAGGAGTGATCAGCGTTGTTGGCGGGCATGTAAAGCGGCCTATGAATACCCCTTGGGAGATGAACTATTTGTGATTGTCGAAGATGGTGGTGCGATTCACCGCCTGAATGTCACTAGCCGCGCCGTGTGGCTGCTACTGCAAAATGAAGCACTGGATATAGACGAACTAAGTAAAACATTGGCCGAGTTTTTTATGCCGGTTTCCCTTGAGCAGGTTTTCAAAGATATGTCTTTATTACTTGGCCAGTTTTGGGCGGTCGGTTTAATTGAGCCGGTTATTTGTCCACGCTAA